A single genomic interval of Gemmatimonadales bacterium harbors:
- a CDS encoding integron integrase — MSSSGRRPPSQSNPRLLQRLQSKLRMGHYSLRTEQAYAGWVVRFVRFHGLRHPREMGEREVAAFLAWLADERGVSTSTQVQAQAALLYLYREVVGRPLQLQGVVPRGRGPTRIPVVLDAGEVGRVLAQLEGVYRLIGLMLYGSGLRLLECLTLRVKDVDLVRCEIRVRRGKGQKDRVTLLADAALAPLGDHLARVKVLHDKALATGTGTVTLPGALARKYPRADRTWPWQWVFPSSRLYADPGTGELRRHHLHPSAMQRAMAEAVRRSGIGKRASCHTMRHSFATHLLEAGYDIRTVQELLGHSDVSTTMIYTHVLLKGGRGVKSPADRLGSALPRPSVFPD, encoded by the coding sequence ATGTCCAGTTCCGGTCGCCGTCCCCCTTCGCAGTCCAATCCCCGCCTGCTGCAGCGGTTGCAGTCCAAGTTGCGCATGGGGCATTACAGCCTGCGAACGGAGCAGGCTTACGCGGGGTGGGTCGTCCGCTTCGTGCGGTTTCACGGCCTGCGGCATCCGCGCGAGATGGGCGAGCGGGAGGTAGCGGCGTTCCTGGCGTGGCTGGCGGACGAGCGGGGTGTGTCTACCTCGACGCAGGTTCAGGCGCAGGCGGCGCTGCTCTATCTGTACAGGGAGGTGGTGGGGCGACCGCTCCAGCTGCAGGGGGTGGTGCCGAGGGGGCGGGGGCCGACCAGGATCCCGGTGGTGCTGGATGCGGGGGAGGTGGGGCGGGTTCTGGCGCAGCTGGAGGGGGTGTACCGGCTGATCGGGCTCATGCTCTACGGGAGCGGCCTCCGGCTGCTGGAGTGCCTGACCCTGCGGGTCAAGGACGTGGATCTGGTGCGGTGCGAAATCCGGGTGCGGCGGGGGAAGGGCCAGAAGGACCGGGTGACGCTCCTGGCCGATGCGGCGCTGGCCCCGCTCGGCGACCACCTGGCCCGCGTCAAGGTATTGCATGACAAAGCATTAGCCACCGGCACCGGGACCGTCACGCTACCGGGGGCACTGGCCCGGAAGTATCCTCGGGCGGACCGGACCTGGCCCTGGCAGTGGGTGTTCCCGTCGAGCCGGCTATACGCCGACCCGGGCACCGGGGAGCTGCGGCGTCATCATCTGCATCCCTCGGCGATGCAGCGGGCGATGGCCGAGGCGGTGCGGCGGTCGGGGATCGGGAAGCGGGCGAGTTGTCACACGATGCGGCATTCCTTCGCGACGCACCTGCTGGAGGCGGGGTACGACATCCGGACGGTGCAGGAGCTCCTGGGGCACTCGGATGTCAGCACGACGATGATCTACACCCACGTGCTCCTGAAGGGGGGACGTGGGGTCAAAAGCCCGGCGGACCGGCTTGGAAGTGCCCTCCCCCGCCCTTCAGTCTTTCCAGATTAG
- a CDS encoding alpha/beta hydrolase — MTIYRPKGRNTGTTMLVLPGGGFHAVATDLEGTEICDWVVQQGMTCVMLKYRTPQVWPKKNGKQQRPKVLLGLEDAQRAMVLLRQRASNYEIDPHKIGVIGFSAGAYLVTDMSNTEQRTYPPTDAADQQSTRPDFAIIAYTARLLDNSKGKNDLQLQPWVKISANAPPTLIIHAMNDTVDDIRHPMAYALALNDAGVPVDLRIYAKGGHAFGMRPTADPITTEWPGQVKQWLHNIGVL; from the coding sequence ATGACCATTTATCGGCCCAAAGGCCGTAACACTGGAACTACGATGCTGGTCTTGCCGGGCGGTGGATTCCACGCTGTGGCGACCGACCTTGAGGGCACCGAAATCTGCGATTGGGTAGTCCAGCAGGGCATGACCTGCGTCATGCTGAAATATCGGACGCCACAAGTATGGCCGAAGAAGAATGGGAAGCAGCAGCGCCCGAAGGTGCTGCTGGGATTAGAGGACGCCCAGCGAGCGATGGTATTGCTGCGCCAGCGAGCCTCCAACTACGAGATCGATCCGCACAAGATTGGCGTAATCGGTTTTTCCGCCGGCGCTTATCTCGTGACGGACATGAGCAACACCGAACAGCGCACGTATCCGCCTACGGACGCGGCTGACCAGCAATCCACACGGCCCGATTTCGCAATCATCGCCTATACTGCTCGCTTGTTGGATAACAGCAAGGGGAAAAATGACCTTCAACTGCAACCATGGGTCAAGATCAGCGCGAATGCTCCGCCGACACTCATCATTCACGCCATGAACGATACCGTCGACGATATCCGTCATCCGATGGCATATGCACTGGCGCTGAACGACGCGGGAGTGCCGGTCGATCTGCGCATTTATGCAAAGGGCGGCCATGCCTTTGGCATGCGGCCAACAGCCGATCCAATCACGACGGAATGGCCCGGACAGGTCAAACAATGGCTGCACAACATTGGGGTGTTGTGA
- a CDS encoding carboxypeptidase regulatory-like domain-containing protein — translation MRRPLHAFALSTLAIALLGCAPTDSARDGVSGELHGINGTVIDAPTSQPIPHAIITIGGDSATPYQTGARTASADSAGDFRFDSIPFSPVWVLVRFIGYHDHEEHIYVRPGGEGVLRIPLDTAPLTIFNDTF, via the coding sequence ATGCGACGACCGCTCCACGCATTCGCGCTGTCGACCTTGGCCATCGCCCTCCTCGGCTGTGCTCCAACTGACTCTGCCAGGGATGGCGTGAGCGGCGAGCTACATGGCATCAACGGTACCGTAATTGATGCTCCTACGAGCCAGCCAATACCACATGCCATCATCACTATTGGCGGCGACTCAGCCACGCCTTATCAAACTGGTGCCCGTACCGCCTCAGCCGATTCGGCAGGAGACTTTCGGTTCGACAGCATCCCCTTCAGCCCAGTTTGGGTACTGGTCCGCTTTATTGGCTATCACGATCATGAAGAGCACATCTATGTCAGGCCTGGCGGAGAAGGGGTACTTCGCATTCCGCTAGACACGGCACCACTGACCATATTCAATGACACGTTTTAG
- a CDS encoding ribbon-helix-helix protein, CopG family gives MAAVTIRLDPALQRQLDRLSKRLGRTRSDLVRDALRRQLAILRFDEARRQLMPFAEARGLLTDEDVFRDVS, from the coding sequence ATGGCAGCCGTCACGATTCGCCTCGACCCCGCCCTTCAGCGCCAGCTTGATCGTCTCAGCAAGCGCCTGGGCCGCACTCGCTCGGACCTCGTCCGGGACGCCCTGCGTCGGCAGCTGGCGATCCTCCGGTTTGACGAGGCCCGGCGACAGCTCATGCCCTTCGCCGAAGCCCGCGGGCTGCTGACCGACGAGGATGTGTTCCGCGACGTGTCATGA
- a CDS encoding putative toxin-antitoxin system toxin component, PIN family: MKVFLDTNVLVSAFTTRGLSADVVRLILTEHELLTGEVNLVELERVLHKRMGVPTAQVELVLQLLRDQTIIPRPKTPPDVKVRDPDDLWVLASAFAGGAEVLVTGDQDLLVLHGTVLLPVLSPRGFWELVRRSE, from the coding sequence ATGAAGGTCTTCCTGGATACCAATGTCCTTGTTTCGGCCTTCACGACCCGGGGCCTGAGCGCCGATGTCGTCCGCCTCATCCTCACCGAGCATGAGCTCCTCACCGGCGAGGTCAATCTCGTTGAGCTAGAGCGCGTACTCCACAAGCGCATGGGTGTGCCGACCGCGCAGGTGGAGCTCGTGCTGCAGTTGCTCCGGGATCAAACGATTATTCCCCGCCCCAAGACCCCGCCCGATGTGAAAGTGCGCGATCCAGACGACCTCTGGGTGCTGGCATCGGCGTTCGCGGGTGGGGCAGAGGTCCTCGTCACAGGCGACCAGGACCTTCTGGTCCTCCACGGCACGGTGCTGCTGCCTGTACTGTCGCCGAGGGGGTTTTGGGAGCTCGTGCGCCGTTCCGAGTGA
- a CDS encoding GNAT family protein has protein sequence MMELTCTPETRLRSLRPSDAATLLAAVDADRAMFDRWLRWSGTVRSHEAAREFIVRAADLEQEGRGFHWGLWRGTVLLGGIPCWSIDPVHRVAELGYWLSTDVQGQGLATTATRIVVEHLFTQQHVNRVEFQCRTENVASRRVAERVGGQFEGVRRQSHWVAGAFRDHAVYAILAGDLLPASA, from the coding sequence ATGATGGAGCTCACCTGCACACCGGAAACGCGACTTCGCTCCCTCCGGCCCAGCGATGCCGCAACACTGTTGGCCGCCGTCGATGCCGACCGCGCGATGTTCGATCGTTGGCTGCGCTGGTCCGGCACGGTGCGCTCCCATGAGGCTGCGCGAGAGTTTATCGTGCGCGCCGCCGACCTGGAACAGGAGGGGCGGGGCTTTCATTGGGGGCTCTGGCGGGGCACAGTGCTGCTTGGCGGGATTCCCTGTTGGTCGATTGATCCAGTCCATCGGGTCGCCGAACTTGGCTACTGGCTTTCGACCGACGTCCAGGGGCAGGGCCTCGCCACCACTGCAACCCGTATCGTGGTGGAGCACCTGTTTACCCAACAGCACGTCAATCGCGTTGAGTTCCAATGCCGCACCGAGAACGTCGCCTCGCGGCGGGTCGCCGAGCGAGTCGGCGGCCAATTTGAGGGCGTTCGGCGTCAGTCACACTGGGTGGCAGGAGCGTTCCGGGACCATGCCGTGTACGCCATTCTCGCGGGTGATCTACTGCCGGCTTCGGCCTAA
- a CDS encoding lipocalin-like domain-containing protein, with amino-acid sequence MSTVTGSPGAYAQALQGCWELTRREDHSESGELKEDPGLGPDPVGLLIYHASGHFSAQFMRRDRSREASPAPDPGRSGHNNTRSVGGYDAYFGRYTVDEAAHTVTQILEGALAPDNVGVVVTRKMEVDGDVLTLRLPTTDASGASIVRTLQWRRCPPQDPGQSAT; translated from the coding sequence GTGTCGACAGTCACGGGTTCGCCGGGCGCCTACGCCCAGGCGCTACAGGGGTGCTGGGAGTTGACCAGGCGCGAGGACCACAGCGAGTCAGGTGAACTCAAGGAAGATCCCGGGCTCGGACCTGATCCGGTGGGATTGTTGATCTACCACGCCTCCGGGCACTTCAGTGCCCAGTTCATGCGGCGCGACCGATCCCGTGAGGCATCGCCAGCACCAGATCCGGGTCGTAGCGGTCACAACAACACTCGCTCAGTGGGCGGCTACGATGCGTACTTCGGACGTTACACGGTGGACGAAGCGGCGCACACGGTGACGCAGATCTTGGAAGGGGCGCTCGCTCCAGACAACGTCGGGGTGGTGGTGACCCGCAAGATGGAAGTGGACGGCGACGTGCTGACCCTGCGACTTCCGACGACGGATGCGTCCGGCGCGTCCATCGTTCGAACGCTGCAGTGGAGGCGTTGCCCTCCCCAGGATCCCGGGCAGAGCGCCACCTAA
- a CDS encoding nuclear transport factor 2 family protein, translating into MSIEAVQALYAAFARRDIQAMLAHLASDVVWCEPDNPYNPAAGTHCGHQGFLEWVQIGREAEDIELLEPRQFLANEAVVAVVGHMRCRAKQTGRVYESDFVHVVTFRDGKIARFQEFFDTYAAGEAFRIAT; encoded by the coding sequence ATGAGTATTGAAGCGGTGCAGGCATTGTATGCCGCGTTCGCGCGGCGAGATATCCAGGCCATGCTGGCGCACTTGGCCTCCGATGTCGTATGGTGTGAGCCGGACAACCCGTATAATCCCGCGGCAGGCACACACTGCGGCCATCAGGGTTTCCTCGAGTGGGTCCAGATCGGTCGCGAGGCGGAGGACATAGAGCTGCTCGAACCGAGGCAGTTTCTGGCCAATGAAGCGGTGGTCGCCGTCGTGGGTCACATGAGATGCCGAGCGAAACAGACGGGACGTGTTTACGAGTCGGACTTTGTTCATGTCGTCACGTTTCGTGACGGTAAGATCGCACGATTCCAGGAGTTCTTCGATACGTACGCGGCGGGGGAGGCATTTCGGATCGCGACCTAG
- a CDS encoding cupin domain-containing protein: MSDEQAAPETRGVTVTLLSTLDLEPEIEGMAGRQLRMRMVTIEPGGVFGPVHDHKDRPGMVYVLQGTITDHRLGVATEYGPGVGWPEDRNTTHWLENRGTMPAVEISVDIVRS; the protein is encoded by the coding sequence ATGAGCGATGAACAGGCGGCACCTGAGACGCGAGGCGTTACGGTAACCCTGCTGTCGACGCTGGACCTCGAGCCGGAAATCGAGGGGATGGCGGGGCGCCAGCTTCGGATGCGGATGGTGACCATCGAACCGGGCGGGGTCTTCGGGCCGGTTCACGATCACAAGGACAGACCGGGAATGGTGTACGTACTGCAAGGCACGATCACGGACCATCGCCTGGGGGTCGCCACGGAGTACGGGCCGGGTGTGGGGTGGCCCGAGGATCGGAACACGACGCACTGGCTGGAGAACCGGGGAACGATGCCGGCGGTGGAAATCTCGGTCGATATCGTGAGGTCATAG
- a CDS encoding O-methyltransferase, translated as MQDTWSRVDEFTEGLLNRPDPVLEAAITASAEAGLPSIAVSPSQGKLLALLVQAMGARRVLEIGTLGGYSTIWMARALAPGGRLLTLELDPAHAAVATANLARAGLSDVATVRVGPASDTLRDLARSGGAPFDLVFIDADKTGYPEYLELILPLVRKGCLIVADNVVRKGSVADAASTDANDQAIRRYLEMVGTHPRLSGTVLQTVGVKGYDGLALAIVV; from the coding sequence ATGCAAGACACCTGGTCCCGGGTTGATGAGTTCACTGAAGGGTTGCTGAACAGGCCGGACCCGGTGCTGGAGGCCGCGATCACGGCCAGTGCCGAGGCGGGACTGCCTTCAATCGCCGTCTCTCCCAGCCAGGGCAAGCTGCTCGCCCTGCTGGTGCAAGCGATGGGTGCGCGTCGCGTGCTTGAAATCGGCACCCTCGGTGGATACAGCACCATCTGGATGGCACGGGCCCTGGCACCGGGTGGACGTCTCCTGACCCTTGAACTTGATCCCGCGCACGCTGCCGTCGCGACAGCCAATCTGGCCCGGGCCGGGCTCAGCGATGTCGCCACGGTACGGGTGGGCCCCGCCAGTGACACCTTGCGTGACCTGGCCAGGAGCGGAGGAGCCCCCTTCGATCTCGTGTTTATCGATGCCGACAAGACCGGCTATCCCGAATATCTCGAGCTGATCCTGCCGCTCGTCCGGAAGGGATGTCTCATCGTCGCCGACAATGTGGTGCGCAAGGGGTCGGTGGCGGATGCGGCGAGTACCGACGCAAACGACCAGGCCATCCGCCGGTATCTCGAAATGGTGGGCACGCATCCCCGGCTGAGCGGCACGGTGCTCCAGACGGTGGGGGTCAAGGGATACGACGGCCTGGCGCTCGCGATTGTGGTCTGA
- a CDS encoding CDP-alcohol phosphatidyltransferase family protein, producing the protein MLANWITLSRLPLLAISILALFQPSPRLRLAGVAVLLLGLFLDTIDGIVARKRQESSLFGSVLDIAADRAYELAMWVCFAYFRLIPVVMPILVIARTTLTDALRSLGVRQGAAPFEQHRTPIGRFLVGSPVMKIGYSVTKIAAFTGLGLAWAFRAFPPGSRYARWADPLTSCMQAVAWLAVTFCVVRGLPVIVHGVKEYWGAPAPPRG; encoded by the coding sequence GTGCTCGCCAACTGGATCACGCTCTCCAGGCTTCCCCTGCTTGCCATCAGCATCCTGGCGCTCTTCCAGCCATCCCCTCGGCTCCGCCTCGCCGGGGTCGCCGTGCTGCTCCTCGGCCTCTTCCTCGACACCATCGATGGCATCGTGGCCCGCAAGCGCCAGGAGTCGAGCCTGTTCGGAAGCGTCCTCGACATTGCGGCCGACCGCGCGTACGAACTGGCCATGTGGGTCTGCTTCGCCTACTTCCGGCTGATCCCGGTCGTCATGCCCATCCTCGTCATCGCCCGGACGACGCTCACGGACGCCCTCCGGAGCCTTGGCGTACGTCAGGGCGCAGCGCCATTCGAACAGCACCGGACGCCCATCGGCCGTTTCCTCGTGGGCTCGCCGGTCATGAAGATCGGGTACAGCGTCACCAAGATTGCGGCCTTCACCGGCCTCGGCCTGGCGTGGGCCTTTCGCGCCTTTCCACCGGGCAGCCGCTACGCACGGTGGGCCGATCCGCTGACATCATGCATGCAGGCAGTCGCCTGGCTGGCCGTGACGTTCTGCGTGGTGCGCGGGCTGCCGGTCATCGTGCACGGGGTGAAGGAGTACTGGGGGGCCCCTGCTCCGCCGCGGGGCTGA
- a CDS encoding formate/nitrite transporter family protein, which translates to MSAKRSALDTEERAQVEEMTGVKTSVIYEAIRAEGEHELSRPFSALWWSGVTAGVAISMSLVSMGFLQTVVPEASWAPAVVSLGYPVGFLIVILGRMQLFTENTVTPILPLFHKPSRENLLRTGRLWAIVFAANIVGCLLAAVFLVYVHIVPAPHLESILAISRHYASATPLEHLTWGMPAGFLIAALVWILPRMEGAGEILAITILTYMIGLGGLSHVVAGSTELFVLVLHGELGPLNAVLGGIVPAFLGNALGGTGMFAVLTYAQVREEV; encoded by the coding sequence ATGTCAGCGAAGCGGTCGGCACTGGATACGGAAGAGCGCGCACAAGTGGAGGAGATGACGGGGGTCAAGACCTCCGTCATCTACGAGGCGATCCGTGCCGAGGGGGAGCATGAGCTGTCCCGCCCGTTCAGCGCCCTCTGGTGGTCGGGGGTGACGGCCGGGGTCGCCATCAGCATGTCGCTGGTATCCATGGGATTCCTGCAAACCGTTGTGCCCGAAGCATCCTGGGCCCCCGCCGTCGTGAGCCTGGGCTACCCGGTCGGCTTTCTCATCGTCATCCTCGGCCGGATGCAGCTGTTCACCGAGAATACAGTCACACCAATCCTGCCTCTCTTCCACAAGCCCAGTCGGGAAAACCTCCTGCGAACGGGGCGGCTTTGGGCCATCGTCTTTGCCGCCAACATCGTTGGCTGCCTGTTGGCCGCCGTCTTTCTGGTATATGTGCACATTGTACCCGCGCCGCACCTTGAAAGCATCCTGGCCATTTCGCGTCACTACGCCAGCGCGACCCCCCTCGAGCACCTCACGTGGGGCATGCCTGCCGGCTTCCTGATTGCCGCCCTCGTGTGGATCCTGCCGCGAATGGAAGGCGCGGGCGAGATCCTGGCGATCACGATCCTGACCTACATGATCGGCCTCGGTGGCCTGTCGCACGTTGTCGCGGGCTCCACCGAGCTGTTCGTCCTGGTGTTGCACGGCGAACTCGGTCCTCTAAATGCCGTCCTCGGAGGAATCGTGCCCGCCTTTCTCGGCAACGCCCTCGGAGGGACCGGGATGTTTGCCGTGCTGACCTACGCGCAGGTGCGTGAAGAGGTTTGA
- the rfaE1 gene encoding D-glycero-beta-D-manno-heptose-7-phosphate kinase, giving the protein MRSSSPPPPMPRDRVLKLIERMGECRIVVIGDLILDRYLIGDTERLSPEAPVPVVSVREHRSALGGAANVAANVAAMGATCRLVGVVGDDPTGRALRAEMATLRLTDTFVETTAGRPTTSKTRVLARGQQVVRIDEEVDRLLDGAELLRVLAKAEEALADADALLLEDYNKGLLAPALIRAAMEIAKRRGIPVVVDPKFRQFFDYAGATVFKPNRREMEAALGAAVDLEHRDALPEALTKLGVDNLLLTLGAEGMVLVTKDSKTTHLPSLAREVYDVSGAGDTVTAWVGTCLAAGATVREAAQLANIAAGIEVSKSGVATVSTEEVLAMHDERFDQIGRLRRGGLI; this is encoded by the coding sequence GTGCGCTCCAGTTCTCCTCCGCCCCCGATGCCCCGCGACCGCGTCCTGAAGCTCATCGAGCGGATGGGCGAGTGCCGGATTGTCGTCATCGGCGATCTCATCCTGGACCGATATCTGATCGGCGACACCGAGCGGCTCTCCCCCGAGGCGCCGGTGCCGGTGGTCAGTGTCCGGGAGCACCGCTCCGCCCTCGGCGGCGCCGCCAACGTGGCGGCCAACGTGGCGGCGATGGGCGCGACCTGCCGGCTGGTGGGTGTGGTGGGTGACGATCCCACGGGCCGGGCGTTGCGCGCCGAGATGGCCACGTTGCGGCTGACCGACACGTTCGTGGAGACGACGGCGGGCCGGCCAACCACCTCGAAGACGCGCGTCCTTGCCCGGGGCCAGCAGGTGGTCCGGATCGACGAGGAGGTGGACCGGCTGCTGGATGGGGCGGAATTGCTGCGGGTGCTGGCCAAGGCGGAGGAGGCGCTCGCCGATGCCGACGCACTCCTGCTGGAGGACTACAACAAGGGGTTGCTGGCTCCGGCGCTGATCCGTGCGGCGATGGAGATTGCCAAGCGGCGCGGCATCCCGGTGGTGGTCGATCCGAAGTTCAGGCAGTTCTTCGACTATGCCGGCGCCACCGTCTTCAAGCCGAACCGGCGGGAGATGGAGGCGGCGCTGGGCGCTGCGGTGGACCTGGAGCACCGGGACGCCCTCCCGGAGGCGCTGACCAAGCTTGGAGTGGACAACCTGCTGCTCACCCTGGGCGCCGAGGGGATGGTGCTGGTCACCAAGGACAGCAAGACGACTCATCTCCCGTCCTTGGCGCGCGAGGTCTATGACGTCTCGGGGGCGGGTGACACGGTCACGGCGTGGGTCGGCACGTGCCTCGCGGCAGGGGCCACGGTGAGGGAGGCGGCGCAACTGGCGAACATCGCGGCCGGGATCGAAGTCAGCAAATCGGGGGTGGCCACCGTCTCGACCGAGGAGGTCCTGGCCATGCACGACGAGCGCTTCGACCAGATCGGGCGGCTCCGGCGGGGCGGGCTCATCTAG
- a CDS encoding asparaginase has translation MPTTSFRVESTRGDLVESVHAVSLAVTNPSGALVASAGDPELVTFWRSAAKPFQALPMVADGAADHFGLGPDAIALACASHSSEPEQVDLARRMLAAIGCNEADLACGPHTPLSSAVHEEALRSGTTLTPAWSNCSGKHSGMLALARHHGWPTAGYERAGHPAQDRILDEVSRWTGVAPEAIVLGVDGCTTVCFAMPLHAMATAYARLGTSEEPAAVRVRQAMQSHPELVGGTGRLCTDLMRETEGRVIAKIGAEGVYSAAWPELGLGLTLKVADGDMRSAQVALLGVLARLATRFGAILPLAALASHAEPVIRNTRKEATGSLRSAGDLHFHDTAGARSVPHNR, from the coding sequence ATGCCAACCACCTCCTTTCGCGTTGAGTCGACCCGCGGCGACCTCGTCGAGTCGGTCCACGCCGTCTCGCTCGCGGTGACCAACCCGTCCGGCGCCCTCGTCGCCTCCGCGGGAGACCCGGAGCTGGTGACCTTCTGGCGCTCCGCGGCCAAGCCGTTCCAGGCGCTCCCGATGGTCGCCGATGGCGCCGCAGACCACTTCGGTCTCGGCCCCGACGCCATCGCGCTGGCCTGCGCCTCCCACTCCAGTGAACCGGAACAGGTGGATCTCGCCCGCCGCATGCTTGCCGCCATCGGCTGCAACGAGGCAGATCTGGCCTGCGGTCCCCACACGCCGCTCTCGTCGGCCGTGCATGAAGAGGCACTCAGATCCGGGACGACACTCACCCCGGCCTGGAGCAACTGCTCCGGGAAGCACAGCGGGATGCTGGCCCTCGCGCGGCATCATGGCTGGCCGACCGCCGGCTATGAACGGGCCGGCCACCCGGCGCAGGACCGCATCCTCGACGAGGTAAGCCGCTGGACCGGCGTCGCCCCCGAGGCCATCGTCCTCGGCGTGGACGGGTGCACCACCGTCTGCTTTGCCATGCCCCTCCACGCCATGGCGACCGCCTACGCCCGGTTGGGAACGAGTGAGGAACCGGCCGCGGTCCGCGTCCGCCAGGCAATGCAGTCCCATCCGGAGCTTGTTGGGGGCACCGGGCGGCTCTGCACCGATCTGATGCGCGAAACGGAAGGCCGTGTGATTGCCAAGATCGGAGCCGAGGGGGTCTACAGTGCCGCCTGGCCCGAACTGGGCCTCGGCCTGACCCTGAAGGTGGCCGATGGGGACATGCGGAGCGCGCAAGTTGCCCTGCTCGGCGTCCTGGCCCGACTGGCCACCAGGTTTGGCGCGATCCTCCCGCTCGCGGCGCTCGCCAGCCACGCCGAGCCGGTCATTCGCAACACTCGCAAGGAAGCGACCGGCTCGCTCCGCTCCGCCGGCGACCTGCACTTTCACGACACCGCCGGCGCGCGTTCAGTGCCGCACAACCGCTGA
- a CDS encoding carboxymuconolactone decarboxylase family protein, whose product MPDASALDPQTLALVRLAAAVAAGDESALQRGAESVLTAQVDPVWVEELLLQSILMVGYPRALVAFGVWRQVSGTAAPPSDADADYARLAEWEARGVDTCSTVYGDNYEKLRRNVRGLHPAVDRWMLVEGYGRTLGRPGLDLRRRELCTVAQTAVLCTHRQLHSHLRGALHGGATFAQVESTLVASQPFVTVDEWAEIEQLWVAVRAGWSEEN is encoded by the coding sequence ATGCCAGACGCCTCGGCGCTCGACCCCCAGACCCTCGCCCTGGTGCGCCTCGCCGCCGCCGTGGCCGCAGGAGACGAGTCCGCCCTGCAGCGCGGCGCGGAATCGGTGTTGACGGCACAGGTCGATCCGGTCTGGGTCGAGGAATTGCTGCTGCAGTCGATCCTGATGGTCGGGTACCCCCGGGCGCTGGTCGCGTTCGGCGTCTGGCGGCAGGTAAGCGGCACCGCGGCGCCGCCGTCCGACGCCGATGCGGACTATGCCCGCCTGGCCGAGTGGGAGGCGCGGGGGGTGGACACCTGTTCGACGGTGTACGGCGACAACTACGAGAAGCTGCGCCGCAACGTGCGCGGCCTGCACCCCGCCGTCGACCGGTGGATGCTGGTCGAGGGATATGGCCGGACGCTCGGCCGGCCGGGCCTGGACCTGCGGCGCCGGGAGCTCTGTACCGTCGCGCAGACGGCGGTGCTGTGCACCCATCGGCAGCTCCATTCGCACCTGCGGGGGGCGCTGCACGGCGGCGCCACCTTTGCGCAGGTGGAATCGACGCTGGTGGCTTCGCAGCCGTTCGTCACGGTCGACGAGTGGGCGGAAATCGAACAACTATGGGTGGCGGTACGCGCCGGGTGGAGTGAGGAGAACTGA